The sequence CTTCCAGCAGGTAACGCTCCCATTATTGACGAGCGATGCGCCCGGCGGCACCTGGGTAAGCACGAGAATCACGGTCAGGAGGTCGACAGAGGAACCCATCGCGCTGAGGAGTATCGGAAAGAAGAAGGCTGGGGTCAGAAGGCCAGCGATGCCGAGGACGATCGGGACGAGGACCGAGATGATGGCAAAGGGTGAGATGGTGATTAAAAGAAAGCGTGACCGCGAAAGCACTTCTTCGGTGTACACAAATGCACCGAAAGCTATAATCCCTACACCGGTCCTGTCGGACCGAAGAACGTTCGGGATGAAGAGCAGGTGGCAAAGCTCGTGACAAACGAGGACGGCGAGGATGCCGAGGATTAGGGGAAGGCTGATTGAGAAGGAGAGGGAGAAGGATGGTCCGGCAAACCCGAGGTCTTCGAGCGAAAACGCCGAGAACAGCGTAAAGATCCCGAGCGTCAGTGCGGCGGTGACGGCCATAAGCGGAAGGGAGAGGAGGAAAGCCATCAAGAGACGCTTTGGTTCTCTCAGTCGAACCCACCCCCGATCCTGGAGATTACTTAGTCGCTCGGGGTCGGTCGGTGGTA is a genomic window of Methanomicrobia archaeon containing:
- a CDS encoding DUF3267 domain-containing protein, with the translated sequence MRIFTRLPPTDPERLSNLQDRGWVRLREPKRLLMAFLLSLPLMAVTAALTLGIFTLFSAFSLEDLGFAGPSFSLSFSISLPLILGILAVLVCHELCHLLFIPNVLRSDRTGVGIIAFGAFVYTEEVLSRSRFLLITISPFAIISVLVPIVLGIAGLLTPAFFFPILLSAMGSSVDLLTVILVLTQVPPGASLVNNGSVTCWK